In the Vicinamibacterales bacterium genome, GGCGCATTGCTGCTCGCGGCCGCCGAGGTGACCACCGGGAGGCCCTGCACGCGTTCGAGCAGGCGATGGGACAGCGCACCCCGGCGTTCGACTGGCACCTGTCGTCCGCTGTAGTCGAGGGACACGATGAGGACGCCGTCCTGACGCATCCCGGCGTCGAGCGTCAGCAGGTTCCGGAGCGTTGACGCGAACAACAGGGCGCCGACCACCAGGACGAGCGAGACCGCCAACTGGGCGACGACGAGACCGCGGCGAAGACCGAACCGCTCACCGCCGCCGCGGACGCTCCGCGCGCCCCCCTGCAACGCCGTCCCGGACCGCGCCCGGGTCGCCCGGATCGCAGGCGCGGCGCCGAAGATCATCGACGCGGCGAGGGCCACGCCGGCGGTGAAGATCAGGATGTGCCAGTGCGGCTGCAGATCGAGAAACAGCGGCGCGTCGTCCGTGCTGAGGAAGGCGACGAGAAACCGGCTGAGCGGCCCCGCGACGACCAGGCCTGCCAGCGCGCCGAGCGTGGCGAGCAGGAGGCTCTCGGTCATCAACTGGCGTGTTACGCGCCACCGCGAGGCGCCGATGGCCAGGCGCACGGCAATCTCCTGCTCGCGTGCCGTGGCCCGGGCCAGCAGCAGATTGGCGAGGTTGGCGCAGGCGATGAAGAGCACGAGGCCCGCGATGCCGAGCAGCATCCAAAGCGACGTGCCGTACGCGCTGCGGAGGCCGGACACGCCGGTGACCGCCGGCTCCGTCGTGAGCCGCAAGGCCAGGTAGTTCTTGACGTCGGCGGCCGCGTACGACGTCGGCAGCGTGGCTTCGAAGATCCCCGGAGAGAGCGTCTGGAGCGCGCGGGTCGCATCGGTTGGAGAGACGCCGCCAGGCAGACGCCCGAGCACCGCCAGCCACCAGTGATCGCGCGCCGACGTAGCGTTGTCTTCGCCGTTCACCAGCGGCTCTGCGCACAGCGGGACGGCGACGTCGAACGTGCGGCCGACCTCGACGCCAAAGAAGGCGGGAGGAGTGACACCGACAATCTCGAACCGATGGTTATCGAGGGAGATTTGGCGTCCGACGACCGAGGTCTCGCCGCCGAAGTGCCGCTGCCAGAACATGTGGCTGATGACGGCCGGCGGCGTGCCGCCGCATCCCGGCTGGTCGTCGCCGGGATGCAGGACCCGTCCAACTGACGCGCCCACGCCCAGCACCTCGAAATACGAGCCGCTCACCCACAGGCCATTGGCCGGTTGCACCTCTCCGCCCGGCGAGAGGTTGAACCGGTTTGTGCCCCACGCAAGCACTCCCTCGAAGGAGCGCTGATGCTGCAGCACCTGGCCGTAGAGCGCAGACGTCATCTGCGGACGTCGGCCCCAGAATTCACCGGTGCGCCCACCCTTGCCCCGTTCCAGCTTGACTTCGACGAGTTGGTCGGCCGAACGAACCGGGAGCGCGCGAAGTCGAACCGCGTCGAGCAGTTGGAAGATCGCCACGTTCGAGCCGATGCCGATCGCCAGCGAGAAGATGGCGACGGCCGCGAAGCCCGGGTTCGTACGGAGCGTGCGCCAACCGTAGCGGAGGTCTTGAAACGCGGCGTCGGTCAATCCGAGCGTGTTCATCTCGTAGATCTCCTCGCGGATGCGCGTGACGTTACCGAGCTTCCGCATCGCCGCATAGCGCGCCTGGTCGGGCGGCAGGCCGCGAGCGATGTTGTCGTCGGTTTCGATGTCGAGATAGGACTGGAGCTCGCGCGTGCGCTCGGCGTCCCAATACGCGCGGGGAAAGAAACGCGTCCAGCTCACGCGTCACTCCGGCTCGGGCAGAAGGATTCGGTTGACCGCGCGGGTGAGCGCTTCCCACCGCCCGGTTTGCGTCTCGAGGGCCCGCCGGCCGGCCGGCGTCAGCCGGTAGTAGCGCGCCCGGCGGTTGTTGTCGGACGTGCCCCAGAACGACGCGATCCACGCGCGATCTTCGAGGCGATGGAGCGCGGGATAGAGCGACCCGTGTTCGACCTGGAGCACGTCGTCGGAGCCGCGCTCGATCGCGTAGGCAATCGTGTGGCCGTGGGCCGGCCCGAGCACGAGCGTCTTCAGGATCAGCACGTCGAGCGTGCCCTGGAGGATGTCGGCCTGGAGCGCCGAGGTGCCGCGTCTGGGCATACCGTCAGATTCTACTCCGGTAGATGGTCTTCTGGAAACATGGATTTCGCAGCCCGCTGCGGGAGATCTCGGCCGTGTGTCCGGAGTGTTTGCGGCAGGCTTCAATGGATGGGCTCAGATGTTCATCGACCTGTCGCGATGAGAATCCAGATTGCACTCACGGCCGACGGATCGGCTGCGGTTTCGTGATGGGTCGTCCGAGGAAAATCGCGCCACCGAGGTCTCCGCACCTGTGCGACCCTCTGGCTGCAACGCAGCGGCTGTCGGCCCATCTGTCAGGCCGCGGAGCGCATCGAGATGGAGGTGGAATTCACGCCGGAGTGCTTCATCACGGAATGGGCTTGTGGCCAGCGATCATCGGCCCGTCTCCTCCAGCAGGCGCGCGAGCGCGAGCAGCGGCATCGCCTCCACTTCCACGTTCAGCGGGTACCGCTCGTCACCCGGGTAGACGATGAAGCGGCGCGCGGGCGAGAGGTCCGCGCAGGCGTGGTGGAACCCCTTCTCGGGACGGGGCGAGAGGCTGCGTTTGATCTCGATCGCCCACGACTCGCCGCCGGGCAGGTGCAGCAGCAGATCGACCTCGGCGCCGGCGCTCGTGCGGTAGAAGTGCGCGGTCGTGCCTTCGGGGGCCGCGGCCAGCGCCTGCTCGATCGCGAACCCTTCCCAGCTCGCCCCCAGCACGGGGTGCGACACGAGGGTGTCCTTGTCGCCGATGCCGAGCAGCGCGTGGACGAGGCCGCTGTCGCGGACGTACACCTTGGGCGACTTCACGAGCCGCTTGCCGACGTTGGCGTGCCACGGCGGGAGCCGGCGGACGAGCAGCAGGTCCACGAGGAGGTCGATGTAGCTGCCCGCGGTCTTCGCATCGACACCCAGGTTGCGGGCCAACTGCGCGACGTTCAGCACCCCTCCCTGGTTATGCGCCAGCATCGTCCAGAATGTGCGGAGACGGTCGGCGGCAATGCGCGGTCCCAATTGCGGGATGTCGCGTTCGAGGTAGGACCGGATGAAGTCGTGTCGCCAGCGCAGGCTGCGCTCGTGGCTGGATGCCAGGAAGCTCTCCGGGAATCCCCCGCGCAGCCACAGCCGGTCGCGGTCGGCTGGTGTGGGCCCGACTTCCAGCGCGTCGAACGGCTGCAGTTCGAGGTAGCTCACGCGGCCGGCCAGCGTCTCGCCCGACTGGCGCATCAGGTCGAGGGAAGCCGACCCGAGGAGCAGGTAGAGCCCGGCACGGCGGCGCGACCGGCGCGACCGGTCGATCAGGCCCCGCAGGACCGGGAACAGGCCCGGCGCTCTGTGAATCTCGTCGAGGATGACGAGGCGGTCGAGATGGTCCGCCAGGTAGAGTTCGGGCTCGGCAAGCTTGGCCCTATCCTGCTCGGATTCCAGATCGAGGTACAGCACGCCCGTCCGTGCGGCCAGTTCCAGGGCCAGAGTCGTCTTGCCCGACTGGCGCGGCCCCAGCAGGACGACAGCGGCCTCTTCGGTCAGGCGGTGTTCAAGGACGGGACGCAGACGGCGATCAATCATGGTTGCAAGTATGGAACGTCGATGCGCTATTTGCAAGGATAGGCGTCCGCGACGATCGGCGTCCCGACCTGAGTCGTGGCGGACACGGCGACCGGATCGTAACGCCCACCGAGCGAGGGCGCGCGCGGAGGCGGGCAAGCCGGACGCGAGGCACGCCAGGACGCAGAACGGGTCCCGGGGCCCCCTCGAGCCGCCGCGGAGTGTCAGTCACTTGTCAGTCGAAATGAGGGCTCCTGCAACTTCCTGGCAACCGGCCAGAAGGCCGCAGGACGTTCAGAATATAGCAGTTGGTCGCGTCGCCAATCACCTCGTTGAAAGTGATCACGATCGGCGTGGTGACCGGCACCTGCGTCTGGTAGTTCGTCGGACTGATGGCCGTCACGTGCGGCGGCGACAGATCCGCCGTGCGGAAGTGGCTGCTGAAGCTCTGCGACGGATGCCGCAGGAAGACGTCGGTGAGCGCCGTCGTGACGAGAACGGTCAGGTCGGCGCCTTCGGGCAGCGTGCCGATGCTCGTGGCCGAGAGACCGTCCGCCGCGGGCGCCCACGCCACCACGTGCTGCTGCGCGCCGTTCCAGAGGGTGATGCCCGTCGTGGAGAGGATCGGATCGCTGAACGTGAGGCGAATCGACCGCGTGGGCAGCACGTCGGTCGCGCCGTCGGCCGGATAGACGCTCGCGACCTGGACCGCGGTATCGTCGAGCACGATGGTGCCGAGATCGACGACCTCGCCGTTGGAGGTGACCTGCGCGGCGGTCACGCGGGCGAACAGAATACCGAGCGCCGCGGAGACGTCGATGAAGAGAAGCGCCGTCGCCTGGTGGCCAGCTACGAGCAAGATGCCGAGCCTCCCTGGCGCGCGGCTCAGGACGGCCTGGGTCACTCCTGACGCAAAATCGTGACCGGATCCACCTGCGCGGCCCTCCAGGCCGGGATCCCGGCGGCGACCACGAGCACCGCGGCGAGGGCGAGGCCGGCCGCACCGAGGCTGATCGGATCGGTGGGCGACACGCCGTAGAGCTGACTGCGCGCCGCCATCCCCAGCCCGATGGAGCCGAGCACGCCGACTGGCAGACCCACCACCAGAAGTCGGAGGCCCTGCACGATGATGAGGCGGCGGACGTCTGCTGCGGTCGCGCCGAAGGCAAAGCGCACACCCATCTCGCGCTTGCGGCGGGACGCATTGTGCGAGACGACGCCGTAGAGGCCCATGCCGGCCAACAGAAGAGCCATCACGCCGAACAGGCAGAGCAGCGTGCTGCCGACTCGCTGCGCAAAGAAGGCGAAGCGCAGGAAGTCGGCCATCGGTGCGGTCTCCGAGACGGCAAGCTCGGGGTCGACGGCGGCCATGGCCGACCGGACCAGCGGGGCCAGCGCCACGGGATCGCCGTTTGTTGCCTGGACGTGCAGGTGCATCTCGGCCTCGAAGTGCTGCCGGTACGACAGGTAGAAGTACGGCTCGGTGTCTTCGTTGATCGAGAAGTTCTTGCTGTTCTTCACGATGCCCACCACCAGGACACGGCGCCGGTTGGAGGGAGTGAAGTTGCCCCCGATGGCGCTGCGCCCATTCCAGTACCGCTCCGCCATCGCCTGGTTGACGATCGCCACCAGTGGAGCGTCGGCCGTGTCGCGTTCGGCCAAGTCTCGCCCCTCTAGGAGCGTCATCGAGAGGGTTCGAAAGTAGTCTGGCGACACGATGTTGAACCAGGCGCCGTAGGCGTCTTTGGTTGGCGGCTGGTAGCCGTCGACTGTCAGCGTTGTTCCGCCCCCGCCGAACGGGCTGAGGGCGACGGCGTGGGCGAGGCTGGCCGCGCGAACGGCGGGCAACGACCGCACGCGCTCGAGGAGGTGCTGGTAGAGTGCGGGACCCGAGACCTGGTTGTAGCTCTTCGGCAGGTTCAGCGACGCAACCAGCACTGGGCGGCCATCGAACCCCGGCCGCAGGGAATCGGCGTTGAGGACGCTTCTGAGGAAGAGCGCGGCGCCGGCCAACAACATCATCGACAGCGCGACCTGCGCGACGACGAGTCCTTGACGAAGCGGGGCACGTCCGGCGGCCGCCGTTGTACGAAACCCGCCCGCGTTCAGCCGTCCAGCCAGGTCGGTGCGCACACCGGTGAGCGCGGGAACGATGCCAATGGCGAGCACCGTGACGAGGGTGATCGCCCCCGCGAAGGCGAGCGCGGACCAGTCGAGGCCAACGGGGACGTGGATCGGCAACCCCATCGGCGGGATGAAGCCGGAGAGAGTGCCGACCATCGCCCGCGCGAGCGCGAGCCCCCCTGCGCCGCCCATCAAGCCGAGCAGCAGGCTCTCGGTGGCAAACTGCCGAACGAGACGGCCGCGGCTCGCCCCCAGCGACAAGCGAAGAGAGATCTCGTGCGCGCGGCCGAGACCGCGCACCATGAGCAGGTTCGCGACGTTCGCACAGGCGAGCAGGAGCACGAGGCCGACAACCGCGGCGAGCACGGCCAGTACCGGACGAAGGACGGGTGCGGAGCCCATGGGCGACTGCCACAGGGAGAAGAGCACGGGCCGGCGTCCCTCGTTGCCCGCCGGATCCTCGCGCTCAATCCGCCGACCGATCTCGAGGAACTCGGCCTGCGCCTGCTCGAGGGTGACGCCGGGCCGCAGACGTCCTCGCAGGGACAGCCAATGGTCCGATCGGGACTGCCGCTCGACGTCCGGCAGCAGTTGCGGCTGCATCGTGATCGGCACCCAGAAGCTGAAGGCGACACCCGGAAAGTCACCGACGAATCCCGGCGGCGCGACGCCGATGACGCGGCATGGATGGCCGTCGAGCGTGACGCTGCGGCCGAGCACGGCGGGGTCGGCGTTGAATCGCCGCCGCCAGAGACCGTCGCTGAGGACGACCACCGCGCCAGTGCCGAAGGCGGCGGTCTCCTCGGGCAGGAAGCTGCGGCCGAGTGCAGGATGCACGCCGAGGAACGAGAAGTAGTTTCCGGAGACGATCGCACCGAACACCCGCTCGGGGCTCTGGCCGTCCGAGAGGATGACCCGGAGGAACCCCGAGGCGGCAACATCTGAGAACGCGTGGGTCGTTTCGCGGTAGGCGAGGTAGTCCGGGTAGGAGTTCGTCCCAAGGTGCCCGGTTCGGTCGCGCTCCGCGATGAGGAGGATCTCGTTCTGGCGTGCGACGCCTGGCATCGGTTCGAGCAGCGTGGTCCGGGCCCAACTGAAGACGGTCGTCGTGGCGCCGATGCCGACGGCGAGCGTCAGCGCTACCACGACAGCGAAGCCAGGGGCTCGGCGTAGCAGGCGGGTCCCATAGCGGACATCGTGCATGACATCCTCGAGCAGGCGGCCGCTCCGGACGTCGCGCACGCGCCCCTTCACCTGCTCGACGCCGCCCAACTCCAGGACCGCCCGTCGGCGCGCCTCGCCTGGCGCGAGGCCGGCTTCGCGGTGCTGCTCGCTCAGCAGATCGAGGGTGGCGGCCACCTCCTCGTCCAAGGCTCGCTCCACCGCATCGCGGTCAACCAGGTTCCGACAGAGACGTGCGACACGACGGAGCATGGCGGATCCTTTCGGGCAACCGACTGCACGGTGCGGCTACGGCGCGCAACGGACACAGCTAGCGTCGTCGGCTGGCGCGGCGGCTCACGCCGATTCCAGCGCGTCCTTCATCACCCTGGCCATCCGGTGCCAGTCCTCGGCTTCCGCCTCGAGACGCTGGCGCCCCCGAGCCGTCAGCCGGTAGTACTTGGCGCGCCGGCCGTTCTCGGAGGCGCGCCATTCGGCGCTCAGCCAGTTCCGCTCTTCCATGCGGTGCAGCGACGGAAACAGCGACCCGAAGCTGACGCTGAAGGCCGCCCTCGTGATCTGTTCGATGCGGCGCGCGATGCCGACGCCGTGCAGCGGCTCCAGGGAGAGCGCCTTGAGGATCAGCAGGTCGAGCGTGCCGCGCAGCATTTCGTTCCGAGGCAAGGTCATGAGACTCCTCTTATCGGAATACGATATCAGAGGTCATATCTGATTACGATAGGAGACGAGTGGAAGTTCCGTGGTCCCAGACCGCCTGGATCCGCCTTCGGAACGGCGGCGAGGAGGACCGCGATGACGATCCAGATGAAGTCGGACAAGGAAGCACGAACATCGAATCGTCTTCGCGCCGTGTTGGAGATGGACGACCTTCTTCGCCCTATGGACGGTCTGAAGGGATAGAAGGTTCCGTCGGTCGTTCCGGCTACGCGGAGCCGGCCTCCGGCGCTTGCGCGCACACTCGACATCGACGCCGTTCGTGATCCCCCGGTTGAGCAGGCTCTCCTTGTGCGCGCGCCTCGGAGGTCGTGACGCCGCGGCGGGCGTCAGCGCGCGCGCGTTCGAGGTGGCGTCGGAGGGCGCTTGACGTCCGCCTCCGCCACGGCAGCGGCCGCCGTGGTCAGGTCCTCCGCCGAGATCGAGAACGCCCGCGCGAAGCCGCCGACGTAGCGAATGTCCGACGGAACGAGCCGAAGCAAGTGGAAATCGGCGAGGTCGAACCTGGGCTCGGCGCCAGGGAACCGCGCCAGGTAGGCAGACTTCGCTGCCGCGTACTCCTGGCTTCCCGGCCGCACGTGGCGGACCTCGCCGGTCAGCGTAACGCGAGCCAGCAACTGCGGGTCGCCCTCCCCGGTGTCGGCCTCGCTCACGACGAGCGAGACCCGCGGGTCCTGCAGCAGGTTCCTCGTGTGCTGCGACAATTCACTCACGAAGATCAGGAGTCCGCCCAGCGCCCGCTCCGGCGCGTACGCGACCATCGTGGCGAGCGGCACGCCCCGGTCCATCGTCGCAATGGCCGCCCATCGCTCCGTCATGATCAGACGCGCGGCGTCGAGCTCGAAATCGGTTGGCATGGTGCTCTCCCTGTCCGGGTTTCTGCCATTCTGACCGACGTCGAGCTTCGAGATCCACTCGAGCCGTGTCTACCCGCCCGCCTCCCGCCGCGCTCGCGGCCTGGCTTGACAGTCCCAGGCGCCGCTCATATAGTCAGCGTGACTATATATAGCCAGACTGCATGACGATGACGACGTTCAGTGCCGAGTTGAAGAAGGGGGGGATGGAGATGCTCATCCTGTCCCTGCTCGAGGCGCGCCCGCGCCACGGATACGAAATCGCGAAGCTGATCGAGTCGCGGTCGGGCGGCCAGCTGCACTTCGCGCTCGCGTCCGTCTACCCGGCGCTCCTGCGCCTGGAGGGCCGGGGCTACGTCAAGGGTCGCTGGGTCGAGGAGCCCGGCACGCGTGCCCGCTGCTTCTACCGGCTCACGGCCGCGGGCCGGAAGATGCTGGCGGCGCAACAAGACACCTGGAAGGCCTACATTGCGGCGGTGGAGCAAATCATGGGAGGCGGCCATGCGTGACTGGGATGCCTTCATTCGAGGTCACCTTCCCCTGCCCGGGCGATTGAGGGGCGTTCCGCGACCGCGTAGTCCGCGAGTTGGCGAATCAGCTGCACGATGCGTGCGAGGACCGTCGGCGGCGGGGGATGACGGAGGACGAGGCCAACGCATTCGCGCTGGCGCAGGTCGGTGACTGGACGGCGTTCGCGGCCGCGCAGCAGGACGCGACCCGCGCCGCCGCCCTCCCGGGCCTGGCGCGAGCGCACGGTTGCCTCGAGACCATCGGCGAGCGGTCGCACGGCTGGCGATCGTTCTCGGCAGGCCTCGGCACGGACCTCCTGCTGGCCCTCCGGGTGCTGCGCGCGCAGCCCGGGTGTGCAGCCGTCGCTCTCGGCGTGCTGGCTCTCGCGATTGGCGCCGCCACGGCCATCTTCTCGGTGGTCGATGCGGTCGTGCTCCGCAGCCTGCCGTTCGACGACTCCAATCGCATCCTGGCGGTGGTCGAGCACGATCCGAAGCGAGTCGAGACTCTCGGCGGCGGGCTCACCTCGGCACCCACCTATCTCGACTGGCGGCATCACCAGAGCTCGTTCGAGGGGCTGGCCGCGGTTGGAAACACGGCGTTCAGATCCCGCACGCCGTCCGGCGAACCGTCCGCGGCGCGGGCGCAATCGGTCACGTGGGAGTTCTTCCAGGTCCTGCGCGCCGCCCCGCTGTTGGGCCGCGTGATCAGGGCGGAC is a window encoding:
- a CDS encoding ABC transporter permease, encoding MSWTRFFPRAYWDAERTRELQSYLDIETDDNIARGLPPDQARYAAMRKLGNVTRIREEIYEMNTLGLTDAAFQDLRYGWRTLRTNPGFAAVAIFSLAIGIGSNVAIFQLLDAVRLRALPVRSADQLVEVKLERGKGGRTGEFWGRRPQMTSALYGQVLQHQRSFEGVLAWGTNRFNLSPGGEVQPANGLWVSGSYFEVLGVGASVGRVLHPGDDQPGCGGTPPAVISHMFWQRHFGGETSVVGRQISLDNHRFEIVGVTPPAFFGVEVGRTFDVAVPLCAEPLVNGEDNATSARDHWWLAVLGRLPGGVSPTDATRALQTLSPGIFEATLPTSYAAADVKNYLALRLTTEPAVTGVSGLRSAYGTSLWMLLGIAGLVLFIACANLANLLLARATAREQEIAVRLAIGASRWRVTRQLMTESLLLATLGALAGLVVAGPLSRFLVAFLSTDDAPLFLDLQPHWHILIFTAGVALAASMIFGAAPAIRATRARSGTALQGGARSVRGGGERFGLRRGLVVAQLAVSLVLVVGALLFASTLRNLLTLDAGMRQDGVLIVSLDYSGRQVPVERRGALSHRLLERVQGLPVVTSAAASSNAPLSGHFWNENVLVGASPESAGLSNLNRVSADYFKTMGVNVLSGRVFAPTDGLGSPPVAVVSQAFASRLLRSPNPLGKTFRFVVGPGRPVTEYQVVGLVNDTKYSTLREAFEPLAYLADSQDRKPDNGLRLVVRSDAPVSVLAPAIKQVIADVDPAILIQFQTLRSSVVDSLLPERLMALLASFFGLLATGLAVVGLYGLTTYMVARRRREIGIRMTLGADQRSVVGLIMRECVMLLAVGLPAGAVAAVFAARAAASMLFGVPNGALALVGAATGLMALIGLAANYLPARRAGLLRPVDALRSE
- a CDS encoding PadR family transcriptional regulator, which codes for MPRRGTSALQADILQGTLDVLILKTLVLGPAHGHTIAYAIERGSDDVLQVEHGSLYPALHRLEDRAWIASFWGTSDNNRRARYYRLTPAGRRALETQTGRWEALTRAVNRILLPEPE
- a CDS encoding ATP-binding protein, which codes for MIDRRLRPVLEHRLTEEAAVVLLGPRQSGKTTLALELAARTGVLYLDLESEQDRAKLAEPELYLADHLDRLVILDEIHRAPGLFPVLRGLIDRSRRSRRRAGLYLLLGSASLDLMRQSGETLAGRVSYLELQPFDALEVGPTPADRDRLWLRGGFPESFLASSHERSLRWRHDFIRSYLERDIPQLGPRIAADRLRTFWTMLAHNQGGVLNVAQLARNLGVDAKTAGSYIDLLVDLLLVRRLPPWHANVGKRLVKSPKVYVRDSGLVHALLGIGDKDTLVSHPVLGASWEGFAIEQALAAAPEGTTAHFYRTSAGAEVDLLLHLPGGESWAIEIKRSLSPRPEKGFHHACADLSPARRFIVYPGDERYPLNVEVEAMPLLALARLLEETGR
- a CDS encoding Ig-like domain-containing protein — encoded protein: MLVAGHQATALLFIDVSAALGILFARVTAAQVTSNGEVVDLGTIVLDDTAVQVASVYPADGATDVLPTRSIRLTFSDPILSTTGITLWNGAQQHVVAWAPAADGLSATSIGTLPEGADLTVLVTTALTDVFLRHPSQSFSSHFRTADLSPPHVTAISPTNYQTQVPVTTPIVITFNEVIGDATNCYILNVLRPSGRLPGSCRSPHFD
- a CDS encoding ABC transporter permease, with amino-acid sequence MLRRVARLCRNLVDRDAVERALDEEVAATLDLLSEQHREAGLAPGEARRRAVLELGGVEQVKGRVRDVRSGRLLEDVMHDVRYGTRLLRRAPGFAVVVALTLAVGIGATTTVFSWARTTLLEPMPGVARQNEILLIAERDRTGHLGTNSYPDYLAYRETTHAFSDVAASGFLRVILSDGQSPERVFGAIVSGNYFSFLGVHPALGRSFLPEETAAFGTGAVVVLSDGLWRRRFNADPAVLGRSVTLDGHPCRVIGVAPPGFVGDFPGVAFSFWVPITMQPQLLPDVERQSRSDHWLSLRGRLRPGVTLEQAQAEFLEIGRRIEREDPAGNEGRRPVLFSLWQSPMGSAPVLRPVLAVLAAVVGLVLLLACANVANLLMVRGLGRAHEISLRLSLGASRGRLVRQFATESLLLGLMGGAGGLALARAMVGTLSGFIPPMGLPIHVPVGLDWSALAFAGAITLVTVLAIGIVPALTGVRTDLAGRLNAGGFRTTAAAGRAPLRQGLVVAQVALSMMLLAGAALFLRSVLNADSLRPGFDGRPVLVASLNLPKSYNQVSGPALYQHLLERVRSLPAVRAASLAHAVALSPFGGGGTTLTVDGYQPPTKDAYGAWFNIVSPDYFRTLSMTLLEGRDLAERDTADAPLVAIVNQAMAERYWNGRSAIGGNFTPSNRRRVLVVGIVKNSKNFSINEDTEPYFYLSYRQHFEAEMHLHVQATNGDPVALAPLVRSAMAAVDPELAVSETAPMADFLRFAFFAQRVGSTLLCLFGVMALLLAGMGLYGVVSHNASRRKREMGVRFAFGATAADVRRLIIVQGLRLLVVGLPVGVLGSIGLGMAARSQLYGVSPTDPISLGAAGLALAAVLVVAAGIPAWRAAQVDPVTILRQE
- a CDS encoding PadR family transcriptional regulator — translated: MTLPRNEMLRGTLDLLILKALSLEPLHGVGIARRIEQITRAAFSVSFGSLFPSLHRMEERNWLSAEWRASENGRRAKYYRLTARGRQRLEAEAEDWHRMARVMKDALESA
- a CDS encoding pyridoxamine 5'-phosphate oxidase family protein, with product MPTDFELDAARLIMTERWAAIATMDRGVPLATMVAYAPERALGGLLIFVSELSQHTRNLLQDPRVSLVVSEADTGEGDPQLLARVTLTGEVRHVRPGSQEYAAAKSAYLARFPGAEPRFDLADFHLLRLVPSDIRYVGGFARAFSISAEDLTTAAAAVAEADVKRPPTPPRTRAR
- a CDS encoding PadR family transcriptional regulator, with protein sequence MTMTTFSAELKKGGMEMLILSLLEARPRHGYEIAKLIESRSGGQLHFALASVYPALLRLEGRGYVKGRWVEEPGTRARCFYRLTAAGRKMLAAQQDTWKAYIAAVEQIMGGGHA
- a CDS encoding ABC transporter permease: MTEDEANAFALAQVGDWTAFAAAQQDATRAAALPGLARAHGCLETIGERSHGWRSFSAGLGTDLLLALRVLRAQPGCAAVALGVLALAIGAATAIFSVVDAVVLRSLPFDDSNRILAVVEHDPKRVETLGGGLTSAPTYLDWRHHQSSFEGLAAVGNTAFRSRTPSGEPSAARAQSVTWEFFQVLRAAPLLGRVIRADDEIRGRHHVVVLGHAFWQRQFGGAPDVVGRTVDLDEQRWQIVGVMPPGFTYSVAGSRPTDLYVPLAFDEAECSRDSGQSFAYTAIGRLKPGVTLAQAGDQMGRMAAGLDRQYPTWTPGRTARVVSLQDRLVGRVRSWMLMLLAAGALGWTSSVPSRPRPSTSRLVAGRTMGWGDVAVIPACSRPSCDAPPARATQPG